Proteins encoded by one window of Halomonas sp. SH5A2:
- the hslU gene encoding ATP-dependent protease ATPase subunit HslU — protein MTQMTPREIVHALDQYIIGQQDAKRAVAIALRNRWRRMQLDDELRPEVTPKNILMIGPTGVGKTEIARRLAKLARAPFIKVEATKFTEVGYVGRDVESIIRDLIEAAIKMVREHAKEEVAHRAEDAAEDRILDALLPPPRGQEDKPREDNGTRQTFRKKLREGELDDKEIDIEISAQGQGIDIMTPPGMEEMTSQLQSLFSNMGQQKRETRRVKVKEAFGLLRDEEASKLVNEEEIKARAVEAVEQHGIVFLDEIDKVAKGSGQSSGGEVSREGVQRDLLPLIEGSTVSTKYGMVKTDHILFIASGAFHLSRPSDLIPELQGRLPIRVELDALTPGDFKRILTEPSASLTRQYTALLATEGLDVEFTQDGIERIAEISWQVNEGTENIGARRLHTVMERLLEEASFKGGDMESPLLIDADYVNAQLGELAVDEDLSRYIL, from the coding sequence ATGACCCAGATGACACCCCGCGAAATCGTCCACGCCCTGGATCAATATATTATTGGTCAACAGGATGCCAAACGCGCCGTCGCCATTGCGTTGCGCAACCGCTGGCGCCGCATGCAGCTGGACGATGAGCTGCGCCCGGAGGTCACGCCCAAGAACATCCTGATGATCGGCCCCACCGGCGTGGGGAAAACCGAGATTGCCCGCCGCCTGGCCAAACTGGCGCGTGCACCGTTTATCAAGGTCGAGGCCACCAAGTTCACCGAGGTGGGCTACGTGGGTCGCGACGTCGAATCGATCATTCGCGACCTGATCGAAGCGGCCATCAAGATGGTCCGCGAACACGCCAAAGAAGAAGTCGCCCACCGGGCCGAGGATGCCGCCGAAGACCGCATTCTCGACGCCTTGCTGCCGCCGCCCCGCGGCCAGGAAGACAAGCCGCGCGAGGATAACGGCACCCGCCAGACCTTCCGCAAGAAGCTGCGCGAAGGGGAACTGGACGACAAAGAAATCGACATCGAGATTTCCGCCCAGGGTCAGGGCATCGACATCATGACGCCTCCTGGCATGGAAGAGATGACCAGCCAGTTGCAGAGCCTGTTTTCCAATATGGGCCAGCAGAAGCGCGAGACACGTCGCGTCAAGGTCAAGGAAGCCTTTGGCCTGTTGCGCGACGAAGAAGCCAGCAAGCTGGTCAACGAGGAAGAGATCAAGGCCCGCGCCGTGGAAGCGGTCGAGCAGCACGGCATCGTCTTTCTGGATGAGATCGACAAGGTCGCCAAGGGCAGCGGCCAGTCGAGCGGCGGCGAAGTCTCCCGCGAGGGTGTGCAGCGCGACTTGCTACCGCTTATCGAAGGGTCGACCGTTTCGACCAAGTACGGCATGGTCAAGACCGACCACATCTTGTTTATCGCGTCCGGGGCCTTCCACCTGTCACGGCCGTCGGATCTGATCCCCGAGCTGCAGGGCCGCCTGCCCATCCGCGTTGAGCTGGATGCGCTGACACCGGGTGACTTCAAACGGATTCTGACCGAGCCGTCCGCTTCGCTGACCCGGCAGTACACGGCCTTGCTGGCCACCGAAGGGCTCGACGTCGAGTTCACTCAGGATGGTATCGAGCGCATCGCTGAAATATCCTGGCAGGTCAACGAGGGCACCGAGAACATCGGCGCGCGCCGCCTGCATACCGTCATGGAGCGGCTGCTAGAAGAAGCCTCGTTCAAGGGCGGCGACATGGAAAGCCCGCTACTGATCGACGCTGACTATGTCAACGCGCAGCTGGGTGAGTTAGCCGTCGACGAAGACCTGTCACGCTATATTCTGTAA
- the tadA gene encoding tRNA adenosine(34) deaminase TadA: MRSDEFYMHRALDQAHLAAEMGEVPVGAVVVDADGRIIGEAGNAPVSSCDPSGHAEVRALRAAAQQVGNYRLSGCTLFVTLEPCMMCVGTMIHARLSRLVYAAAEPRTGMVESKANLLAQPWFNHAIDVQGGVLAAQASKCLKAFFAARRGEADG; the protein is encoded by the coding sequence ATTCGCAGCGATGAATTTTACATGCACCGGGCGCTGGACCAGGCGCATCTGGCGGCTGAAATGGGCGAAGTGCCGGTGGGGGCTGTGGTGGTTGACGCTGACGGCAGGATTATCGGTGAAGCCGGTAATGCCCCTGTCTCCAGCTGTGACCCCAGTGGTCATGCGGAGGTTCGTGCCCTTCGCGCGGCGGCCCAGCAGGTGGGTAACTACCGCTTATCCGGCTGTACGTTATTCGTGACGTTGGAGCCCTGCATGATGTGCGTTGGGACGATGATTCATGCTCGCTTGAGCCGCCTGGTCTACGCGGCTGCCGAGCCGCGCACCGGCATGGTCGAGTCCAAAGCCAATCTGCTGGCGCAGCCGTGGTTCAATCATGCCATCGACGTCCAGGGCGGTGTCTTGGCGGCACAGGCAAGCAAGTGCTTAAAAGCTTTTTTTGCTGCCAGGCGGGGCGAGGCGGACGGCTAA
- the argS gene encoding arginine--tRNA ligase yields the protein MKDTISSLLDGAVAALKHQGVLPADLAPTIKVDPTKDKAHGDYATNLALMLAKPAGMKPRELADALVTALPPSDAIQKTEIAGPGFINFFAASDAAAQIVAQVLDSGDAFGRSLIGKGQKVQVEFVSANPTGPLHVGHGRGAAIGDCLCRLLDASGYDVTREFYYNDAGAQIANLAGSVQARAKGLGPDDPSWPEDGYRGEYIVDVARDFMAGKTVSADDREVTANANADDLDAIQAFAVAWLRREQDLDLKAFGVEFDVYFLESSLYADGKVDATVEKLIAAGHTYEEDGAMWLRTTDFGDDKDRVMRKQEGGYTYFLPDVAYHLDKWQRGFTTVINEQGADHHSTITRVRAGLQALNVGIPKGWPDYVLHQMVMVTRSGVEVKLSKRAGSYVTIRDLIDEVGRDATRFFLAARRADSQLTFDIDLARSQSNDNPVYYIQYAHARVCSMLRKAEAAGQPFDHDLAMANLALLDSDQERAVLNRLARYPEVIENATHNREPQQVAQYLLDLAGDFHTCYNAVKVMVEDDTLRNTRLALGLATRQVLRNGLDLMGVSAPEEM from the coding sequence ATGAAAGACACGATTAGTTCATTGCTCGACGGCGCGGTCGCCGCGCTCAAGCACCAAGGCGTGCTGCCCGCTGATCTAGCGCCCACCATCAAGGTGGACCCCACCAAGGACAAAGCCCACGGTGATTACGCCACCAACCTGGCGCTGATGCTGGCCAAGCCTGCCGGCATGAAACCCCGCGAGCTGGCTGACGCTCTGGTCACGGCGCTGCCACCGAGCGACGCCATCCAGAAAACCGAGATTGCCGGTCCAGGGTTCATCAATTTCTTTGCTGCCTCGGACGCCGCCGCGCAAATTGTCGCCCAGGTGCTCGACAGCGGCGATGCCTTTGGCCGTAGCCTGATCGGCAAAGGCCAGAAAGTGCAGGTTGAGTTTGTCTCCGCCAACCCCACCGGGCCGCTTCACGTGGGCCATGGTCGGGGGGCTGCGATCGGCGATTGCCTGTGCCGCCTGCTTGATGCCAGCGGCTATGACGTGACCCGCGAGTTCTACTACAACGACGCGGGCGCGCAAATTGCCAACCTGGCAGGCTCGGTACAGGCACGTGCCAAAGGCCTGGGCCCTGACGATCCAAGCTGGCCGGAAGACGGCTATCGCGGCGAATACATCGTGGATGTCGCCAGGGATTTCATGGCGGGCAAAACGGTGAGCGCCGATGATCGCGAGGTCACCGCCAATGCCAACGCCGACGACCTTGACGCCATTCAAGCCTTTGCCGTGGCCTGGCTACGCCGCGAGCAGGATCTCGACCTGAAGGCCTTCGGCGTCGAGTTTGACGTGTACTTTCTGGAGTCTTCGCTGTATGCCGATGGCAAGGTGGACGCCACGGTCGAAAAACTCATTGCCGCAGGCCATACCTATGAAGAAGACGGCGCCATGTGGCTGCGCACCACCGACTTTGGCGACGACAAGGACCGCGTGATGCGCAAGCAGGAAGGCGGCTACACCTACTTTCTGCCCGACGTGGCCTACCACCTCGACAAGTGGCAGCGCGGTTTCACAACGGTGATCAACGAACAAGGGGCCGACCACCATTCGACGATAACCCGGGTACGCGCCGGTCTGCAGGCGCTGAATGTCGGCATCCCCAAGGGTTGGCCGGACTACGTGCTGCATCAGATGGTGATGGTGACCCGCTCCGGCGTGGAGGTAAAACTCTCCAAGCGCGCGGGAAGCTACGTCACTATCCGCGACCTGATCGATGAAGTCGGCCGCGACGCGACACGTTTCTTCCTGGCCGCCCGTCGGGCCGACTCGCAATTGACCTTTGATATTGACCTGGCACGCTCCCAGTCCAACGACAACCCGGTGTACTACATTCAGTATGCCCACGCCCGGGTGTGCAGCATGCTGCGCAAGGCCGAAGCGGCGGGTCAGCCCTTCGATCACGACCTCGCCATGGCCAACCTGGCCCTGCTGGACAGCGACCAGGAACGCGCCGTGCTCAATCGTCTGGCCCGCTATCCGGAAGTCATCGAAAACGCCACCCACAACCGCGAACCCCAGCAGGTCGCCCAATACCTGCTTGACCTCGCGGGTGATTTCCACACCTGCTACAACGCGGTCAAGGTCATGGTCGAGGACGACACCCTGCGCAATACGCGCCTGGCGCTGGGCCTTGCCACCCGCCAGGTACTGCGCAACGGCCTGGATTTAATGGGGGTCAGCGCCCCCGAGGAGATGTAA
- a CDS encoding malic enzyme-like NAD(P)-binding protein — protein MTDANKQAALDYHAKPIPGKLSVELTKPTATARDLALAYSPGVAEPVREIAREAENAYRYTGKGNLVAVISDGSAILGLGNLGPLASKPVMEGKGVLFKCFAGINSVDIEVDAESPQAFTDTVARIADTWGGINLEDIKAPECFEIEKALIERCSIPVFHDDQHGTAIVTAAGMLNALDIAGKTIDSVKIVCMGAGAAAIACMRLLVSCGASKENLIMLDRRGVIHSDREGINEYKAEFARDTDMRTLDDAIDGADVFIGLSGPGLLSAEQVKTMAPDPVIFACTNPDPEIHPDVAREARPDVIMATGRSDFPNQVNNVLGFPFIFRGALDVRATRINEAMKLAAVHALKDLAREPVPQAVLDAYERTDMQFGREYIIPTPVDVRLLARVSSAVAQAAVDSGVARKPYPAHYPLATINDVYGG, from the coding sequence ATGACCGATGCAAATAAGCAGGCCGCTTTGGATTATCACGCGAAGCCGATCCCCGGCAAGCTGTCGGTGGAGTTGACCAAGCCCACCGCGACGGCACGGGATTTAGCGCTGGCGTATAGTCCCGGGGTGGCTGAGCCGGTCAGGGAGATTGCCCGCGAAGCCGAAAACGCCTACCGCTACACCGGCAAAGGCAATCTTGTCGCGGTCATTTCCGACGGCAGTGCGATTCTCGGGTTGGGTAACCTGGGACCGTTGGCCAGCAAGCCGGTGATGGAAGGCAAGGGTGTGCTGTTCAAGTGTTTCGCCGGCATCAACTCGGTTGATATCGAGGTGGATGCGGAAAGCCCGCAGGCGTTCACTGACACCGTGGCGCGCATCGCTGATACCTGGGGTGGCATTAATCTGGAAGATATCAAGGCGCCTGAATGTTTTGAGATCGAAAAGGCGCTGATTGAGCGTTGCAGCATTCCCGTATTTCATGACGACCAGCACGGCACGGCGATTGTCACCGCGGCCGGTATGCTGAACGCGCTGGATATCGCGGGTAAAACGATCGACAGCGTCAAAATTGTTTGCATGGGCGCAGGCGCGGCGGCCATTGCCTGTATGCGGCTGTTGGTATCCTGTGGGGCGAGCAAAGAAAACCTGATCATGCTCGACCGTCGCGGGGTTATTCATAGCGATCGTGAAGGCATTAATGAATACAAGGCCGAGTTTGCCCGTGATACGGACATGCGCACCCTGGATGACGCTATCGATGGCGCCGACGTGTTTATCGGTTTGTCAGGCCCTGGCTTGTTGTCGGCTGAGCAGGTGAAAACAATGGCGCCGGATCCGGTAATTTTCGCCTGCACCAACCCCGATCCCGAGATTCATCCCGATGTTGCCCGCGAGGCGCGCCCGGATGTAATTATGGCGACCGGCCGCTCCGATTTCCCTAATCAAGTGAATAATGTTCTGGGCTTCCCGTTTATCTTCCGCGGTGCGCTCGACGTGCGCGCAACGCGCATCAATGAAGCCATGAAGCTGGCGGCGGTACACGCGCTCAAAGACCTGGCCCGCGAGCCGGTTCCCCAGGCGGTGCTGGATGCCTATGAGCGTACCGACATGCAGTTTGGCCGCGAGTACATCATTCCCACGCCCGTCGATGTAAGACTGCTGGCGCGAGTTTCCTCGGCGGTGGCCCAGGCGGCAGTGGACTCAGGGGTGGCGCGTAAGCCGTATCCGGCTCACTACCCGCTTGCCACCATCAATGATGTCTATGGCGGATAG
- the hslV gene encoding ATP-dependent protease subunit HslV — protein sequence MTTIVSVRRGNQVALAGDGQVSLGNTVMKGNASKVRRLYRGKVLAGFAGGTADAFTLFERFEAQLEKYQGHLTKAAVELAKDWRTDRALRRLEALLAVADHSASLIITGNGDVVEPERGIIAIGSGGNYAQASARALLENTELGAREITEKSLAIAGDICVFTNHHITLEELNTNER from the coding sequence ATGACCACCATCGTATCCGTGCGTCGCGGAAACCAAGTCGCCCTGGCGGGTGACGGCCAGGTATCGCTGGGCAACACCGTGATGAAAGGCAATGCCAGTAAGGTACGCCGCCTCTACCGGGGCAAGGTGCTGGCCGGTTTTGCAGGCGGCACCGCCGATGCCTTCACGCTGTTTGAGCGCTTTGAAGCCCAGCTTGAAAAGTACCAGGGGCACCTCACCAAGGCCGCCGTCGAGCTCGCCAAGGACTGGCGCACAGACCGCGCCCTGCGCCGCCTCGAAGCCTTGTTGGCCGTGGCCGACCACAGTGCTTCGCTGATCATTACCGGCAACGGTGACGTTGTCGAGCCCGAGCGCGGCATCATCGCCATTGGCTCCGGCGGCAACTATGCCCAGGCAAGCGCTCGGGCGTTGCTCGAAAATACCGAACTGGGCGCCCGCGAGATTACTGAAAAATCCCTCGCTATCGCCGGTGACATCTGCGTGTTCACCAATCACCACATCACGCTTGAAGAGCTGAACACCAACGAACGTTGA
- a CDS encoding primosomal protein N', with protein sequence MSDAVSAQVLKIALPSPLRRLFDYLPNRQTPPGGWQVGLRVRVPFGHRDVVGVIAELADHSDLPHAQLRSVSETLDDTPLPADWLWLCQFTARYYQHSLGDTLAMAMPARLRQGHPMAGRTQTLWRALGAPDDDRLSRAPKQAALHALLQQHPHGLPGRAVNAHGFSRDQLLALEKKGLAEAQDITLAAPTPPGGSLLASPALPLNREQATALAALHEKLDGYHPCLLEGVTGSGKTEVYLQLIEAVAAKGKQSLVLVPEIGLTPQTLARFKSRFRVPVVALHSGLTDPERLDVWEAAASGRALIIIGTRSAIFTPLANPGAIIVDEEHDGSYKQQDGLRYHARDLAVARAHRHKIPLLLGSATPSLESLQQALTGSYRHLRLTQRPSRHPPAKLELVDMRHQRRQGGLLPASLTAIKNTLAAGKQVLIFINRRGFAPTLACHSCGWLAECGQCDARMTLHRQPPLLACHHCDSRRALPDACPECGSGDLRALGSGTERTEETLQSLFPKTTVQRIDRDSTRKKDSFEQMLKEIQRGEPCLLVGTQMLAKGHHLPHVTLVVVVNADGGLYAADFRALEHSAQLLEQVAGRAGRAAHPGRVLVQTLHPDDPHLGQLAEHGYGALARNLLEERRLAQLPPFCFMALLRIESPKEEAALALARQAAQALRQWLSQTDTPARCLGPVPAPMERRQNRYHLQVMLTADKRSQLHAAASWLAQWLEANRDARRVRWSIDIDPQSLS encoded by the coding sequence TTGTCCGACGCTGTTTCCGCCCAGGTGCTCAAAATCGCCCTGCCGTCGCCGCTGCGACGCCTGTTCGACTACTTACCCAACCGCCAGACACCGCCCGGCGGCTGGCAGGTAGGTTTGCGCGTGCGCGTCCCATTCGGCCATCGCGATGTCGTCGGTGTGATCGCTGAACTGGCGGACCACAGCGACCTGCCGCACGCCCAACTGCGCAGCGTCAGCGAAACATTGGACGACACCCCCCTGCCCGCCGATTGGCTATGGCTTTGCCAGTTCACCGCGCGCTACTACCAGCATAGCCTGGGTGATACGCTGGCCATGGCCATGCCTGCACGGCTGCGCCAGGGCCACCCCATGGCCGGACGTACGCAAACACTCTGGCGGGCGTTGGGTGCGCCGGACGATGACCGCTTGAGCCGCGCCCCGAAACAGGCCGCGTTACACGCGCTGCTGCAACAGCATCCCCACGGATTGCCGGGGCGCGCGGTCAATGCGCATGGGTTTAGCCGCGACCAGTTGCTCGCGCTGGAAAAAAAGGGCCTGGCCGAGGCACAGGACATTACCCTCGCCGCCCCCACGCCTCCCGGCGGTAGCCTGCTGGCAAGCCCTGCGTTGCCGCTTAACCGCGAACAGGCAACGGCGCTGGCCGCCCTGCATGAAAAACTCGATGGCTACCATCCTTGCTTACTGGAAGGCGTTACCGGCAGCGGCAAGACCGAAGTTTACCTGCAACTGATCGAGGCCGTGGCGGCCAAGGGCAAGCAGTCGCTGGTGCTGGTGCCCGAAATTGGCCTGACCCCGCAGACGCTGGCACGCTTCAAAAGCCGCTTTCGCGTTCCCGTCGTGGCATTGCACTCAGGGCTTACCGACCCCGAGCGCCTGGACGTCTGGGAGGCCGCCGCCAGCGGGCGGGCACTGATCATCATCGGCACCCGCTCGGCGATTTTCACCCCACTCGCCAACCCCGGTGCGATCATCGTCGATGAGGAGCATGACGGCTCCTACAAACAGCAGGACGGCCTGCGCTATCACGCCCGGGACCTGGCCGTTGCCCGCGCCCACCGCCATAAAATACCCTTGTTACTGGGCAGCGCCACACCGTCCCTGGAAAGTCTGCAGCAGGCGCTGACAGGGTCTTACCGGCACTTACGTTTGACCCAGCGACCCAGCCGACACCCACCCGCCAAACTCGAACTGGTGGACATGCGCCACCAGCGGCGCCAGGGCGGTCTGTTACCGGCGTCCCTCACCGCCATCAAAAACACCCTGGCCGCGGGCAAACAGGTGCTGATTTTTATCAACCGGCGAGGCTTTGCGCCGACACTGGCCTGCCACAGCTGCGGCTGGCTCGCCGAGTGCGGCCAGTGCGATGCCCGCATGACCCTGCACCGCCAGCCGCCGCTACTTGCCTGCCACCATTGCGATAGCCGTCGCGCCCTGCCGGACGCCTGTCCAGAATGCGGCAGTGGCGATTTACGCGCCCTGGGCAGCGGCACGGAACGTACCGAAGAGACCCTGCAAAGCCTGTTCCCCAAGACCACGGTGCAGCGCATCGACCGCGACAGCACACGGAAAAAGGACAGCTTCGAGCAGATGCTCAAGGAGATTCAGCGCGGCGAGCCCTGCCTGCTGGTGGGTACGCAAATGCTCGCCAAGGGTCACCACCTCCCCCATGTGACGCTGGTGGTGGTGGTCAATGCCGACGGCGGACTCTACGCGGCGGACTTCCGCGCCCTGGAACACAGCGCCCAGCTGCTCGAACAGGTCGCCGGTCGCGCCGGTCGCGCGGCCCATCCAGGGCGCGTACTGGTCCAGACCCTGCATCCCGACGACCCGCACCTGGGCCAGCTTGCCGAACACGGCTATGGCGCACTGGCGCGCAACCTGCTGGAAGAGCGCCGACTCGCCCAACTGCCGCCGTTTTGCTTCATGGCACTACTGCGCATTGAAAGTCCCAAGGAAGAGGCCGCTCTTGCCCTGGCCCGGCAGGCCGCCCAGGCCCTGCGCCAATGGCTATCCCAAACCGATACGCCGGCACGCTGCCTGGGGCCAGTGCCTGCTCCCATGGAGCGCCGCCAGAACCGTTACCATCTGCAAGTCATGCTGACCGCGGATAAGCGCAGCCAACTCCACGCCGCCGCCAGTTGGCTGGCGCAGTGGCTTGAAGCCAACCGCGACGCACGCCGGGTTCGCTGGTCGATCGATATCGATCCGCAAAGCCTGTCCTAG
- a CDS encoding acyl-CoA thioesterase, producing MADALNTLVNLLELEALEDTLFRGQSQDLGFPQLYGGQVLGQALAAASRTVPIERRPHSQHGYFLRPGDPHRPVVYQVDTIRDGGSFTTRRVTAIQKGRPIFFCSASFQSHETSFSHQRAMPEVPSPEALIESGDVKHSRFPGHPIEFLHLKGNPDQSEPAGQCLWFRLAGSLPDDAALHRHLLSYASDFNLLTTSLTPHGIRYTDPQLRIASLDHALWLHDDTRLDDWLLYVIDSPWAGGARGLARGHIYQRDGRLVASTAQEGLTRYSTG from the coding sequence ATGGCAGACGCGCTGAATACGCTGGTCAATTTGCTTGAGCTAGAAGCACTCGAAGACACCCTTTTTCGTGGCCAAAGCCAGGACTTGGGCTTCCCCCAACTCTACGGCGGGCAGGTATTGGGGCAGGCGCTCGCCGCCGCCAGTCGCACCGTGCCCATTGAGCGCCGTCCGCATTCGCAGCACGGCTATTTTCTTCGCCCAGGGGATCCCCATCGGCCGGTGGTCTATCAGGTGGATACCATCCGCGACGGCGGCAGTTTTACCACACGCCGCGTGACAGCGATTCAAAAGGGCCGCCCGATCTTTTTCTGCAGCGCCTCGTTTCAGAGTCACGAAACAAGCTTCAGCCATCAGCGCGCGATGCCCGAAGTGCCCTCACCCGAGGCATTGATAGAAAGCGGTGATGTCAAACATTCTCGCTTCCCTGGCCACCCGATCGAGTTTTTGCATCTCAAAGGAAATCCAGATCAGTCAGAACCTGCCGGTCAGTGCCTGTGGTTTCGCCTGGCTGGCAGTCTACCCGATGACGCGGCTCTCCACCGTCACTTGCTCTCCTACGCGTCCGACTTTAACTTGCTGACCACCAGCCTGACGCCCCACGGCATCCGCTATACCGACCCACAGTTGCGCATTGCAAGCCTGGATCACGCCCTCTGGCTGCATGACGACACCCGCCTGGATGATTGGCTGCTGTACGTTATCGATTCGCCATGGGCGGGCGGCGCCCGAGGACTTGCGCGGGGGCATATCTACCAGCGCGACGGCCGCCTGGTCGCCTCTACCGCCCAGGAAGGCCTGACACGCTACTCAACCGGCTGA
- a CDS encoding SPOR domain-containing protein: MASPRKKPTRRGATSQRKAARGSSGGFRLPGWLWGLVGVAAGFFLAQHQHGTAPWQDTPDDATQTTSESSAEQREAREAARETEDSTEPSMPTFEFYTLLPETEVIAPGVAPSSTVETPAAPEADNTSDDDTVDDPIAQVIAANMRPEEQVTTAQQTANEDGARYVLQAASFRELDDAEQLSQRLRNLSLLAQISEIQADGSTWHRVQVGPYEDTRELNRAQDLMATQGIEPLLIQLQN; encoded by the coding sequence ATGGCAAGCCCGCGTAAAAAGCCCACCCGCCGCGGTGCCACTAGCCAGCGCAAAGCAGCTCGCGGCTCAAGCGGCGGGTTCCGCCTGCCCGGCTGGCTCTGGGGCCTGGTGGGCGTAGCGGCCGGTTTCTTTCTGGCTCAGCACCAGCACGGGACAGCCCCCTGGCAGGACACGCCGGATGACGCCACCCAAACGACGTCTGAATCAAGCGCTGAGCAACGCGAAGCACGCGAGGCCGCACGGGAAACCGAAGACTCGACAGAGCCGTCCATGCCAACCTTCGAGTTTTACACCCTGCTGCCTGAAACCGAAGTGATTGCGCCTGGTGTCGCTCCCTCTTCAACGGTTGAGACACCGGCGGCCCCCGAAGCAGATAACACCAGCGATGACGACACCGTCGACGACCCCATCGCCCAGGTGATCGCCGCGAATATGCGCCCGGAAGAGCAGGTCACCACTGCGCAGCAAACGGCCAATGAAGACGGTGCCCGCTATGTGTTGCAGGCGGCGTCGTTTCGCGAGCTGGACGACGCCGAACAGCTGAGTCAACGGCTTCGTAATTTGAGTCTGCTGGCACAGATCAGCGAGATCCAGGCTGACGGCAGTACCTGGCATCGCGTGCAGGTCGGCCCTTATGAAGACACCCGCGAACTCAATCGCGCTCAGGATTTAATGGCCACCCAAGGCATTGAGCCGCTGCTCATTCAACTGCAAAACTGA
- the mltF gene encoding membrane-bound lytic murein transglycosylase MltF: MLTLICRHFIARSSYYYALTAIALLVMMPTFSFVPEGEHLEQIRQRDFITLHTRNTPTTYYEGRHGPTGFEYELMRRFADRLGVSLNIDASHHPESVLPAVREKGDLGAAALPLLTDTPGIHYTRPIINMQPLVVYRRGLNGISEPGDLVGLSLGTLSGAGTSKALRGLQEAYPELSWRESHELEVAELLAQIEDGRFDAAVIFEHQFRINRLFFKNVEHGFPLGDPVSMAWAVPSGRGLGLLKAANRFLEDLQQTGALDQLVARYFGHDDYLEYVGTRTFLDHLDARLPRFTDDFKQAAENTGFDWKLLAAIGYQESHWNPDAVSPTGVRGLMMLTRPTAEEMNIENRRDPAQSIDGGSRYLRSIMDRLPDDITGDDRLYMAMAAYNVGLGHLYDARKIAEMRDGDPDSWADVREALPLLQQREWHSKTRHGYARGGEPVIYVRNIRRYYEMIEYVERSRQQFFQLEQTPVNADPLLMFELIPPLD, encoded by the coding sequence ATGCTGACGTTGATTTGCCGACACTTTATCGCTCGCTCGAGCTATTACTATGCACTAACGGCCATTGCGCTGTTGGTGATGATGCCGACCTTTTCATTTGTGCCGGAAGGCGAGCACCTGGAGCAGATTCGCCAGCGCGACTTCATCACCCTGCATACGCGAAATACGCCTACCACTTACTATGAAGGCCGCCATGGGCCAACGGGCTTCGAGTATGAACTCATGCGCCGTTTTGCCGACCGACTGGGGGTTAGCCTTAATATCGATGCCAGTCACCATCCGGAGAGCGTGCTACCCGCGGTGCGTGAAAAAGGCGACCTGGGCGCAGCGGCGCTCCCCCTGCTCACCGACACGCCTGGCATTCACTACACCCGCCCGATCATCAACATGCAGCCACTGGTGGTCTACCGTCGCGGACTCAACGGCATCTCAGAGCCCGGCGACCTTGTAGGGCTGTCGCTGGGCACACTGAGCGGCGCGGGCACAAGTAAAGCGTTACGCGGGTTGCAGGAAGCGTATCCCGAATTAAGCTGGCGCGAGTCCCACGAGCTGGAGGTCGCCGAGCTACTTGCCCAAATCGAAGATGGCCGTTTCGACGCGGCAGTGATTTTTGAACATCAGTTCCGCATTAACCGGCTGTTTTTTAAAAATGTTGAGCATGGCTTCCCGCTGGGGGATCCGGTCTCGATGGCCTGGGCGGTTCCCAGTGGCCGGGGACTGGGGTTGCTTAAGGCGGCCAACCGCTTTCTTGAAGACCTTCAACAGACAGGGGCTCTCGACCAACTCGTCGCCCGTTATTTTGGTCACGACGATTACCTCGAGTATGTCGGCACGCGAACTTTTCTCGACCACCTGGATGCCCGCTTACCCCGCTTTACCGATGATTTCAAGCAGGCCGCCGAGAATACCGGCTTCGATTGGAAGTTGCTCGCCGCCATCGGCTACCAGGAGTCCCACTGGAACCCCGATGCGGTCTCCCCCACCGGTGTGCGCGGCCTGATGATGCTGACCCGCCCTACCGCCGAGGAAATGAACATTGAGAATCGCCGCGACCCCGCGCAAAGCATCGATGGAGGCTCGCGTTACCTGCGCAGCATCATGGACCGCCTTCCCGACGACATCACCGGAGACGACCGCCTGTATATGGCGATGGCGGCCTATAACGTCGGCCTGGGACACTTGTACGATGCGCGTAAAATCGCGGAAATGCGCGACGGCGACCCAGACAGTTGGGCGGATGTGCGCGAGGCGCTACCCTTGTTGCAACAGCGCGAATGGCATAGCAAAACGCGCCACGGTTACGCCCGTGGTGGAGAGCCCGTCATTTATGTGCGCAACATTCGCCGCTATTACGAAATGATTGAGTACGTTGAACGCAGTCGCCAGCAGTTCTTCCAGCTAGAGCAAACGCCTGTCAACGCGGACCCACTGTTAATGTTCGAGTTGATACCGCCGCTTGATTAA
- the rpmE gene encoding 50S ribosomal protein L31, translated as MKQGIHPNYNTVTANCSCGASFQVGSTSGQDFSLDVCSNCHPFYTGKQKQATTGGRVERFNKRFGAAIKRG; from the coding sequence ATGAAACAAGGTATCCATCCGAATTACAACACGGTCACCGCCAACTGTTCTTGCGGTGCTAGCTTCCAGGTGGGTTCCACGTCAGGTCAGGATTTCTCCCTGGACGTGTGCTCCAACTGCCACCCTTTCTACACCGGTAAGCAGAAACAAGCGACCACCGGTGGCCGTGTAGAGCGCTTCAACAAGCGTTTTGGCGCTGCTATCAAGCGCGGCTGA